The following DNA comes from Megalobrama amblycephala isolate DHTTF-2021 linkage group LG20, ASM1881202v1, whole genome shotgun sequence.
aacccagccattaggttgttttaacccagcgattgggttgttttaacccagccattaggttgttttaacccagcgattgggttgttttaacccagccattaggttgttttaacccagcgattgggttgttttaacccagccattaggttgttttaacccagcgattgggttgttttaacccagcgattaggttgttttaacccagcgattgggttgtttgcgattgggttgttttaacccagcgattgggttgtttgcgattgggttgttttaacccagccattaggttgttttaacccagcgattgggttgttttaacccagcgattaggttgttttaacccagcgattgggttgttttaacccagcgattaggttgttttaacccagccattaggttgttttaacccagcaattgggatgtttgcaattgggttgttttaacccagcgattgggttgttttaacccagcgattaggttgtttgcgattgggttgttttaacccagccattaggttgttttaacccagcgattgggttgtttgcaattgggttgttttaacccagcgattgggttgtttgcgattgggttgttttaacccagcgattgggttgtttgcGATTGGGGTTTTAacacagcgattgggttgtttgcgattgggttgttttaacccagccattaggttgttttaacccagcgattgggttgttttaacacagccaTTAGGTTGtttgcgattgggttgttttaacccagccattaggttgttttaacccagcaattgggatgtttgcaattgggttgttttaaccagcaattgggatgtttgcaattgggttgttttaacccagcgactgggttgttttaacccagcgattgggttgttttaacccagcgattgggttgttttaacccagacattgggttgttttaatccagcaattgggttgttttaacgcagccattaggttgttttaacccagtgattgggttgttttaacccagcgattgggttgttttaacccagtgattgggttgtttgcgattgggttgttttaacccagcgattgggttgttttaacccagtgataggaatgttttaacccagcgattgggttgttttaacccagtgattgggttgtttgcgattgggttgttttaacccagcgattgggttaaatgtttgcccaacctgctgggtagttttatttaactcaactattgtttaaaaattactgtattttttgcttaaaatgaacccaaaatatgttagaaattgacattttttaatatgtttaataaatgaacatgtattaataagtttaatgaataataattaaacaatacacatttattaaattattagtaaatgttcacctttagattattattgtttcctctagtaattatgtgtctgatttttaatttccaacatattttgggttcattttaatccagacatttggtcatttttaaacaatagttgagtaaTAACcaggaaaatatcagaatcaatgatgcaaacttcattaaatatgagacaaattcaGATTCCAAGCTCTTAAAaaacaatagtgtcattattcagatcaattcagttcaataactgtgtcgATGTCACAAAATTGATTAATGATGAGTTTTGTTCTCATGCAGTCAATTTGATTATATTACtactgaatattaagtgtcttttagTAAGTAATTCACGTTTCTTGCCTTAAATAGCAGTTCTCTTTAGAAAGCCTGAAACGCACTGTGTTTCCCGTGCTCACAGGTGTCTGAGCTGCGGCAGCAACTGCGGATCCGCGGCCTGCCCGTGTCGGGCACCAAGACGGCGCTCATCGAACGACTGCGGCCCTTTAAAGACTCCAGCTGCGCTTCTCCGTCCGGCTCCGGAGACGTCAGCACCGCCACGTTCCCCGTGACGCCCACCGGATCGCTGTCGTCCTATCAGTCCCCGGCGTCTCACGGGGCCGGCTTCTACCCCTTCTGCAGCAGCGGCTCCACGCCGCCCATCTCGCCGGCCTCGTCCGACCTCTCCGTCAGCGGCTCTCTGCCCGACAGCTTCAGTGACGTCACCATGTCGTCTCCGCAGTTCGGCCTGCAGCCCTCGCCGGACGACGGTCTGGGACTCGACGCGGAGAAGGACAAGATGCTGGTGGAGAAGCAGAAGGTGATCGAGGAGCTGACGTGGAAGCTGCACCAGGAGCAGAGGCAGGTGGAGGAGCTGCGCATGCAGCTGCACAAGAGGAAGCGCGACTGTCCCGCTCCAGCGCAGCACATGATGCACCTTCAGCCTCCGGCCCAGATGCAGCAGTTCTACGGCGTGTCGGTCAAGCAAGAGCACGTGGCCTCCAGCTGCCCGCTGTCTTCCAAGCAGATGAAAGGCGGCTGCGTGGGTCACTGCGAGCTGCAGGCTGCGCCGCACTGCCTCGAGCTGCCGCCGTCCGCGAGCCCCGCCGGCCTGTCCGCCTTCCTCAGCCCTCAGTGTTCTCCTCAAGACTCGCCCGTCACCAAACCCTCCGGCAGCCCTCAGCCCTCGTCGCCCGTCCAGCCGTACCTGCTGAGAGACGGCTGCGCACACAGACCCGCACGCAACATGCAGGTGCAGCTGAACCTCACGCATGATGCATCTGTTCATTTATTCTACAGTGACTCGAATACAGcatgttttacatttacactcatgtataaacactgcaaaaatgatgattttgtctggttttccagcacaaatatctaaacattcttaaagggatagttcacccagaaatgaaaattaccttgtgatttactcaccctcaagccatcctaggtgtatatggctTTCCTTTTTCAGACGAATCGgagacatatttaaacatattctGGCTCTTTAATAATGGGAGCTcaaaaaagcgcatccatccatcataaaaataatccacacAGCTTATAGTTTAAATATGGATAGTTTTattacaaaaacgcatcactttatttcagaaggcctttattaaccccttggagccatgtggattgcttttatgatggatggatggatgcacttttttgggcttcaaaatctcacggCCCCctttcactcccattataaagctcggaagAGGCAGGATATCGTGTTTGTCGGAAAGATGTCGGTGAgccatacacctaggatggcttgagggtttgtaaattatgggatcatattcatttttgggtgaactatccctttaaatcaagATATATTTCCTGGAGAAGCAAAacatattaagtcttgtttactgaaattcTATAAAAATTGagttcaaaatgaaaacaaaatgatttttctgaccccatttttgcagtgtagagAGTCAATCACTCGTATTTTTGTCtagatcatatatatatatatatatatatattagtgctgtcaaacaattaatcaCATTAATcgcatgcaaaataaaagtttgtttacataataaatgtgtaatcattgtatatataaatattatatatttttgttaaatatatacatgtatgtgtatttatatacataataaatatacagtacacacaaaCTTGTAAAcaaattatgtaaacaaacttgcgatttgacagcacttatatatatataattgtgaatttatttctttaaaattattttcttattttgaaCAGGTATACTTTCACATGTATTCAAGTTTGAAgtttttagaaaaaaagttgcatttttgatcattttcacaaaaatttcatggcccccagaatattttgttgtatgaatatctgaacagtgaacatacaatatatcaacagaaagaacagagcctctgctttaaaaaaaactatattccAGCTTCATGCATTCAAGTGTtctagtttatttaaaaatcttttctttttttttttcaatatcacaccatgcataagcaatgcttatatcacttgtttctgctcTTTTCTGCatgtgttttgatccagagattctaTAATACTGAATACATGAAAAGCGAAGAGTTGAGCTCTGATCACAGACAAATATTTGTGACTGACTGCTGAAATATCTCTGTCACAGTTACAGCAGAAGAGCGTGGGACAGTCGGTCAGCTGCTCGTATCCGTCTGACCAGAGGAGCCTGCAGCCGCTCTACACCAGTCCATCAGAGAACAGCCTGAACCCCAGAGGATCGGCCAAGACCAAGAGCGCCAGCATGCAGCAGAAAGTATGTCTAATTCAACGACTAATTCATCTCACTCACAAAAAGTCACATATTCTGTTCTGCACCTCCTGCAACAGTGAGTCTCGATCACACCGGGCTTTGAATTGgtcacacacactgatgttAAATCTGTTGATTGTCATTGGGTCAGAGTTTACACCATCCACCTGAGGAAGATCGTATGCTAGATTTCCTAAACAAGCTTCGATGCcgccgcacacacacacacacacacacacacacacacacacatcagagaGCGTGTTCTTCTGTCTCGTGTCCCTCTCGCTCCTGTGTAACGTTTGGCCCTGTCTCCTCATATAGGAGGCTCTATCTCACTCTCTCCGGCACCTCGAGCCCAAGTCTCCCACATCCAGCACTGTCTTCTGTAGTTCAGATTCTCCTGCATCCGTCAGTAAACGGCCCCCGTGTTATGAGGATGCTGTGAAACAGGTAAAGCGGCCCCGGATCAGCTGGGTTTCTGGCTTCTGTCTCGCTGCTGTCCTCTCGCACCGCTCTCACGCTGCCATCGAGAGCTTCTGCTGCGTCTCTAGAGCTTTCCTCTGACGCTTTACAGTCCTGCCCGAATGATTAAACTACTTACCTGAAGTCCCTGTGAGACTTAAAGTTAGTTTTTCAATATTTCGATGACACATTTGCATGTTCACGGTTCTCTGATGTgggttaatggtcacatgacatgcaagtaaATTGATCAAATATTTAATCTTTTATTAGTTAGTGTTTGTCTGTAGCTGGATTTTAAAGTGGACTCAAACCTCTTTTTTtagttacatttacattcacaCTAGTGTTTTTGGAACCCAGTcaaattaataatcatattattattattattattattattattattattttagttttaaatgtaatctttaatGTAACGTTTAAATAAATGACTGCTGTAAATTAcaattgtactgtaaaataaaaatgaataattgatgattataataataatttttttttttacactacaAGTTACAGTACTAATATTTATGCCTTTAATTTTTCGCTTACAAACGTTTGAACCCTGAGCTTTTAACCTTTCAAATCAccaagcttttattttggaggAATATTGGTGAAATGCTGTAAACTTCTGCCCACAAAAATGCAATTATGTGAATGTGTAAATAAAGTGAACCTAGCGAACACATGTAGAGATGGAGTTCTCAGCGTTTACTGAGGGGTGAAGCTCTGAGACACTGAAAACGGCAGAGTAAATGAACTCAGTGCAGCGCTTCACTGTGTTTGAGAAACTCTGCTGTAGTTTATTTCTGCCCTAAACATCCGCCAACAAGTCTGAGCGTAGCAACaacacttccattcaaaaatctgcctgttttctgtttatatatttaatgtattcaaaagcatatggaagcttgtttccgccagagaataaaatatctttaaaatgaaatttttatCTCGCAggtctgactttatttcttgcagttctgactttatttcttgcaattctgactatttcttgtagttctgactttatttcttgtaattctgactttatttcttgtaattctgactttatttcttgaagttctgactttatttcttgtaattctgactttatttcttgcagttctgactttatttcttgcaattctgactttatttcttgcagttctgactttatttcttgtaattctgactttatttcttgaagttctgactttatttcttgtaattctgactttatttcttgcagttctgactttatttcttgcaattctgactttatttcttgcagttctgactttatttcttgtaattctgactttatttcttgcagttctgactttatttctcacaattctgactatttctcgcagttctgactttatttcttgtaattctgactttcttgcagttctgactttatttcttgcagttctgactttatttcttgtaattctgactttatttcttgtagttctgactatttcttgtagttctgactttatttcttgtagttctgactatttcttgtaattctgactatttcttgtagttctgactttatttcttgtaattctgactttatttcttgtagttctgactatttcttgtaattctgactatttcttgtaattctgactttatttcctgccattctgactttatttcttgtaattctgactatttcttgtagttctgactttatttcttgtaattctgactttatttcttgtagtTCTACTtcatttcttgcaattctgactttatttcttacagttctgactttatttcctgccattctgactttatttcttgtaattgtgactatttcttgtaattctgactatttcttgtagttctgactttatttcttgtaattctgactttatttcttgtagttttgactttatttcttgcaattctgactttatttctcataattctgactatttcttgtaattatgactttatttcttgtagttctgactatttcttgtaattctgactatttcttgtagttctgactttatttcttgcaattctgactttcttgtaattctgactttatttctcgtaattctgactatttcttgtaattctgactatatcttgtagttctgactttatttcttgtaattctgactttatttcttgcaattctgatattatttctcacaattctgaatttatttctcgtaattctgactttatctcttgtagttctgactatttcttgtaattctgactttatttctcacaattgtgactttatttcttgcagttctgactttatttcttgtaattctgactttatttctcataattctgagtttataactcacaattctgacttttttcgcaCAAGACtgttttttctcgcaattctgactttttttttttgtctcgcaattctgactttatttctcacactTCCAAGtttagatataaactcagaatagtgaggggaaacaagcttccataaagcAGGCACTGAACATCTGACAGATCTGTTGAAAGCGTGGAACACTAACCCGACCGGATCGCTCTCTGTGTTGTTGTTGCAGCAGATGGTGCGCAGCCAGCAGATGGATGAGCTTCTGGACGTCCTCATCGAGAGCGGAGGTGAGTCTCTCATACAAGTGCAGTGCCTGAGATATTTTTCATCCCGTCATTTCCACACTCAAATATGTAATTTGAAACTGTCATGAGGCCCGCCGACACTATTTGTGACTGGTGTTAAGTCGCTGTTTGTGCTGTGATGTCCTCCTCcttctttttaaagaaatgccAGCTAACGCCAAAGAAGAGAGGCTTCCTGTAACCAAAGTTGTGCCTCACCTTACAGTTTCGCCGAAGTTCCACAGACACTACAGTCACATGTCGCCCTCGCTGCTTCCCTACGAGCACGGAGACGGTCATCTGGAGGCGCTGCTGAGCCGGACGCAAGCGGACGCGGCGCTCCTGAAGATGAGCGGTGAGGACGGACGCTCGGACGAGGCAACCGAAGGCTTCAACGACAAACTGATGATGGACACGCCCGTATCGCCCACGGCCGGAAAGATCGCAGCGGTCGCCGCCGAGAGCCAAGGACTCGGAATGACGTTCACAGAGTCGCCATGGGAAACCATGGAGTGGTTGGATCTGACTCCGCCCAGCTCCGCCACGGCCTTCCATAACGGCCTGCCTCCCACCGGACCGAGCATCTTCAACACGGAGTTCCTCGACGTCACCGACATCAGCTTGAACTCTGCCATGGATCTGCACTTGGATCACTGGTGAGGAGGAACggatggaagcttgtttccaccacggagtaaacaaatgaaaaaagtaattgcgactttttatctcaaaattctgacttcttcttgcaattctaagaaaaaaagtcaggattGATAGATGTGAACTCGTGATTGTGACATGgacttgcaattctgaggagAAAAATCAGAAGATATAAAAAgatgcaattaccttttttagtttgttatttCGTGTcagaaaataaaacaagaatcgcAAGATATTAACTCGGaattgcaataaaaaaagtctgaattgcaggTTTATATCCCaatattctgactttttttctccaaattgtgatataaactcgcaattgcaagttataaagtctgaattcaGACACTCAATTcaaagaaaaaagtctgaattgtgagataaaaagtcgcagttaccttttttattttgttattccgtggcggaaacaagccTCCACAGGAACGGGCCGGTATCACTTCAGTAAAGATGATGTAAGCAGTCAGGATTCTGGCTGAAATCAAGAGCATAGTGTTTTAATACTGTTTTATCACGGTCCATCAAAACTTGAATTGTTTTGACTATGGATTCTGGGGAAGAATGTTTTGATTACTGGAAACAGAAAGACGCTCCAAACCCAATTGGATTCAAGCAGGGACGTCCGTACCACCCTTTTGTAAATATACAATACTTTGTCTGCACATTTGTGGTGTGGGAAAAACACGTATTAATGCATCACGCTAGTATATCACGTGTACTCTCTCGTgctattgtaaatattaattcACACTTTGCACCTTGAGCTTACGGTAGTCACACTTTTGAGAGCTTTCCTGTTCCTTCCCCGTCATCACCATgtcattaatttatttagaaaGCGCAAACATTTGGTTTTTACACTTTATGTAAGagtattttcagaaaaaaacccCCATAAAATCTCAACTCTTCATAATCACTGGAGAATTTAACTGTATTTAGCACAATCAAGCCTTTTATTCTCTGGTGGTCAaaagatcattttttttatttaaaacaaaacaaaaaaaagatgaCTTTCATATTTTGCGAATATCTTTCCCCAAAGTCTGTTTTGCatgattattataattattactgCCACTtctgttattttgaacattcgttagctctttttttagttgtttttataatgtttctcttttgatgtatttatttcaacCTTTTCTTTCCATTggcatattttacatatttatgagACATtcctttttattaaaaacaaaacagagtAAACACGGTTAAGAGCGATGAGGACACCCGTCTGAAAATGTTTACTATGGTATCAGGATCTGTCATTGAATCATCCTCAGTTATCTGACGAACGACATCCACCGCAACAACGAGTTTAATGCTGTCCGATCCGTTACATGATTCTAAAATGACAATCAAACAGAAGCAATACATTGAGTGATTCCCGTCTTTACCAGCACTTGTGAAAAATGAAACCTAATATATAGATTATAGAAGTTCAACTGTGAAAATGTTTCGTTCATTTTGTCTGTGGCAAATTTGGGCCTTGACTtgttttttaatcttttgaAATAAAGTCTTTAGTTACGAGATTTCactgaataaataatattagCTCACCAAAAGCTCAAACTGTGAATagatttattttcttattttcatgAAACATGTCAGTGATGTTTGGTTCAGTTTTCAGTCTCTAATCATATCTCACGCCGCTGAACTTCATGTACAGGCCGTGTTCAGGATCTCTTCGTCGAGCCGTGAAGCCTTACAATACAAATCAATCAGACAACCCAAAGAGTTTTATACAAACACACTTTTGTACTGAGTTTACGTCCACCGTGAAGAAGCATTAAGGGCATTACAGACCAACAACAGCTCAGTAGTGTTTTGATACGAGTGTTAGAGACtctatttttacacattttaaatgcagattATTATAAAACTGTAATGATGTTTAATGTTGGAAGTCCAGAAAAATGACTAGACATTATCAGGCATATTAGGTCAAGATTAATTGTGTGTAAAGTTTAATGTAGAGTTGTGTAAAGAGTGTCACATACTctgaaagattttatttttctatgcCCAGAAGTAGCTTTGCAgtcttgtattttttttccctccttcaGCTTGTTTCGTTCCTCCTGATCCTGATGCACAGATGTTCACTGTTTCTCCTCACCTCCTTGGCAAAGGGAGGTTCTTGTTCTTTTGATTTCTCCTGGGGAAAGTATATATGTATGACAAAAAGCTTTTGTATTGCTTGGCCACGGAACAGCGTTACAATATAAACCGTCCCAGTATTCGTCTACACCGCTGTATTACTGTAACGAGAGTTCAATAAACGATCATGAAACAAACACACGGACTCGTCAGTGTTGTCTGCTGAAACTAAACTCTAACGAACAGAAAAGTGCTTTTTGGtgacactttacattaaggtctcatttgttaacgcATTAATgaagaatgaacaatacattCTTACAGCATTTATGAACCTTTGTTactaaaaatgttcatgtcagTTCATTAACTAATGGATATTAGAAATGTGTTGGTAAATACTGAGATTAACATTAGGATTAATTAATGTtgtagaagtatttttcattctaagttcatgttaactaaaaatTTGAATTGATCCTACTTGATCTTGCGGCTGCCTTTGATACAGTCGACCATAATGTTCTTATCTGGTGTTTAGAGCATTTGTTCGGGATCACGGGTACGGCCTCACAGTGCTTTAGTTCGGGTCTTTTTGGGTAAGTTCTGCTCCTGTTATTAGTGGAGTACCTCAGGGCTCTATTTTGGGTCCGCTTCTTTTTTAATCTATATATGCTCCACTGGAGGATATTCTTAAGAAGCacaatgtttcatttcatttttatgctgatgatacaCAGCTGTACCTCGAAACCTGGCGATTCCATTCATCCTTTGTTGGCATCTGGGACATTAAGAATGGTTATCAAATAACTTTCTCCAACTTAATGAGGACAAA
Coding sequences within:
- the myocd gene encoding myocardin isoform X7, which gives rise to MSAAKTHDSSMRKPDLHPSSHTQRKNALKSPAAFHEQRKSLERSKTGDYLKHKIRSRPEKSELVNMHILQEPAGESLAQDSQNKLKRARLADDLNEKIALRPGPLELVEKNIIPVHSTVKEAAMKVNHGKLPRQEDSYAFEEDSGSESLSPDRSEESLTENKSSGSTSPTLTGTDHGSQSKDGGAQNQEENMTNGQETPPIPVPALVKQSKVSEKNRHKKPKDIKPKVKKLKYHQYIPPDQKAERSPPPQMDSAYARLLQQQQLFLQLQILSQQKHQQHSHAQTQPQTQPSFSYQTLSQHKPSGEQTASCSSSSSSPVKSSYCSPSSISPVRPAPLPANLDDLKVSELRQQLRIRGLPVSGTKTALIERLRPFKDSSCASPSGSGDVSTATFPVTPTGSLSSYQSPASHGAGFYPFCSSGSTPPISPASSDLSVSGSLPDSFSDVTMSSPQFGLQPSPDDGLGLDAEKDKMLVEKQKVIEELTWKLHQEQRQVEELRMQLHKRKRDCPAPAQHMMHLQPPAQMQQFYGVSVKQEHVASSCPLSSKQMKGGCVGHCELQAAPHCLELPPSASPAGLSAFLSPQCSPQDSPVTKPSGSPQPSSPVQPYLLRDGCAHRPARNMQLQQKSVGQSVSCSYPSDQRSLQPLYTSPSENSLNPRGSAKTKSASMQQKEALSHSLRHLEPKSPTSSTVFCSSDSPASVSKRPPCYEDAVKQQMVRSQQMDELLDVLIESGEMPANAKEERLPVTKVVPHLTVSPKFHRHYSHMSPSLLPYEHGDGHLEALLSRTQADAALLKMSGEDGRSDEATEGFNDKLMMDTPVSPTAGKIAAVAAESQGLGMTFTESPWETMEWLDLTPPSSATAFHNGLPPTGPSIFNTEFLDVTDISLNSAMDLHLDHW
- the myocd gene encoding myocardin isoform X4; the encoded protein is MTLLGSEHSVLIRSKFKSVLQLRLQQRRTREQLADQGIMPPLKSPAAFHEQRKSLERSKTGDYLKHKIRSRPEKSELVNMHILQEPAGESLAQDSQNKLKRARLADDLNEKIALRPGPLELVEKNIIPVHSTVKEAAMKVNHGKLPRQEDSYAFEEDSGSESLSPDRSEESLTENKSSGSTSPTLTGTDHGSQSKDGGAQNQEENMTNGQETPPIPVPALVKQSKVSEKNRHKKPKDIKPKVKKLKYHQYIPPDQKAERSPPPQMDSAYARLLQQQQLFLQLQILSQQKHQQHSHAQTQPQTQPSFSYQTLSQHKPSGEQTASCSSSSSSPVKSSYCSPSSISPVRPAPLPANLDDLKVSELRQQLRIRGLPVSGTKTALIERLRPFKDSSCASPSGSGDVSTATFPVTPTGSLSSYQSPASHGAGFYPFCSSGSTPPISPASSDLSVSGSLPDSFSDVTMSSPQFGLQPSPDDGLGLDAEKDKMLVEKQKVIEELTWKLHQEQRQVEELRMQLHKRKRDCPAPAQHMMHLQPPAQMQQFYGVSVKQEHVASSCPLSSKQMKGGCVGHCELQAAPHCLELPPSASPAGLSAFLSPQCSPQDSPVTKPSGSPQPSSPVQPYLLRDGCAHRPARNMQLQQKSVGQSVSCSYPSDQRSLQPLYTSPSENSLNPRGSAKTKSASMQQKEALSHSLRHLEPKSPTSSTVFCSSDSPASVSKRPPCYEDAVKQQMVRSQQMDELLDVLIESGEMPANAKEERLPVTKVVPHLTVSPKFHRHYSHMSPSLLPYEHGDGHLEALLSRTQADAALLKMSGEDGRSDEATEGFNDKLMMDTPVSPTAGKIAAVAAESQGLGMTFTESPWETMEWLDLTPPSSATAFHNGLPPTGPSIFNTEFLDVTDISLNSAMDLHLDHW
- the myocd gene encoding myocardin isoform X11, which gives rise to MSAAKTHDSSMRKPDLHPSSHTQRKNVLQLRLQQRRTREQLADQGIMPPLKSPAAFHEQRKSLERSKTGDYLKHKIRSRPEKSELVNMHILQEPAGESLAQDSQNKLKRARLADDLNEKIALRPGPLELVEKNIIPVHSTVKEAAMKVNHGKLPRQEDSYAFEEDSGSESLSPDRSEESLTENKSSGSTSPTLTGTDHGSQSKDGGAQNQEENMTNGQETPPIPVPALVKQSKVSEKNRHKKPKDIKPKVKKLKYHQYIPPDQKAERSPPPQMDSAYARLLQQQQLFLQLQILSQQKHQQHSHAQTQPQTQPSFSYQTLSQHKPSGEQTASCSSSSSSPVKSSYCSPSSISPVRPAPLPANLDDLKVSELRQQLRIRGLPVSGTKTALIERLRPFKDSSCASPSGSGDVSTATFPVTPTGSLSSYQSPASHGAGFYPFCSSGSTPPISPASSDLSVSGSLPDSFSDVTMSSPQFGLQPSPDDGLGLDAEKDKMLVEKQKVIEELTWKLHQEQRQVEELRMQLHKRKRDCPAPAQHMMHLQPPAQMQQFYGVSVKQEHVASSCPLSSKQMKGGCVGHCELQAAPHCLELPPSASPAGLSAFLSPQCSPQDSPVTKPSGSPQPSSPVQPYLLRDGCAHRPARNMQLQQKSVGQSVSCSYPSDQRSLQPLYTSPSENSLNPRGSAKTKSASMQQKMVRSQQMDELLDVLIESGVSPKFHRHYSHMSPSLLPYEHGDGHLEALLSRTQADAALLKMSGEDGRSDEATEGFNDKLMMDTPVSPTAGKIAAVAAESQGLGMTFTESPWETMEWLDLTPPSSATAFHNGLPPTGPSIFNTEFLDVTDISLNSAMDLHLDHW
- the myocd gene encoding myocardin isoform X5, translated to MSAAKTHDSSMRKPDLHPSSHTQRKNVLQLRLQQRRTREQLADQGIMPPLKSPAAFHEQRKSLERSKTGDYLKHKIRSRPEKSELVNMHILQEPAGESLAQDSQNKLKRARLADDLNEKIALRPGPLELVEKNIIPVHSTVKEAAMKVNHGKLPRQEDSYAFEEDSGSESLSPDRSEESLTENKSSGSTSPTLTGTDHGSQSKDGGAQNQEENMTNGQETPPIPVPALVKQSKVSEKNRHKKPKDIKPKVKKLKYHQYIPPDQKAERSPPPQMDSAYARLLQQQQLFLQLQILSQQKHQQHSHAQTQPQTQPSFSYQTLSQHKPSGEQTASCSSSSSSPVKSSYCSPSSISPVRPAPLPANLDDLKVSELRQQLRIRGLPVSGTKTALIERLRPFKDSSCASPSGSGDVSTATFPVTPTGSLSSYQSPASHGAGFYPFCSSGSTPPISPASSDLSVSGSLPDSFSDVTMSSPQFGLQPSPDDGLGLDAEKDKMLVEKQKVIEELTWKLHQEQRQVEELRMQLHKRKRDCPAPAQHMMHLQPPAQMQQFYGVSVKQEHVASSCPLSSKQMKGGCVGHCELQAAPHCLELPPSASPAGLSAFLSPQCSPQDSPVTKPSGSPQPSSPVQPYLLRDGCAHRPARNMQLQQKSVGQSVSCSYPSDQRSLQPLYTSPSENSLNPRGSAKTKSASMQQKEALSHSLRHLEPKSPTSSTVFCSSDSPASVSKRPPCYEDAVKQQMVRSQQMDELLDVLIESGVSPKFHRHYSHMSPSLLPYEHGDGHLEALLSRTQADAALLKMSGEDGRSDEATEGFNDKLMMDTPVSPTAGKIAAVAAESQGLGMTFTESPWETMEWLDLTPPSSATAFHNGLPPTGPSIFNTEFLDVTDISLNSAMDLHLDHW
- the myocd gene encoding myocardin isoform X6 — protein: MSAAKTHDSSMRKPDLHPSSHTQRKNVLQLRLQQRRTREQLADQGIMPPLKSPAAFHEQRKSLERSKTGDYLKHKIRSRPEKSELVNMHILQEPAGESLAQDSQNKLKRARLADDLNEKIALRPGPLELVEKNIIPVHSTVKEAAMKVNHGKLPRQEDSYAFEEDSGSESLSPDRSEESLTENKSSGSTSPTLTGTDHGSQSKDGGAQNQEENMTNGQETPPIPVPALVKQSKVSEKNRHKKPKDIKPKVKKLKYHQYIPPDQKAERSPPPQMDSAYARLLQQQQLFLQLQILSQQKHQQHSHAQTQPQTQPSFSYQTLSQHKPSGEQTASCSSSSSSPVKSSYCSPSSISPVRPAPLPANLDDLKVSELRQQLRIRGLPVSGTKTALIERLRPFKDSSCASPSGSGDVSTATFPVTPTGSLSSYQSPASHGAGFYPFCSSGSTPPISPASSDLSVSGSLPDSFSDVTMSSPQFGLQPSPDDGLGLDAEKDKMLVEKQKVIEELTWKLHQEQRQVEELRMQLHKRKRDCPAPAQHMMHLQPPAQMQQFYGVSVKQEHVASSCPLSSKQMKGGCVGHCELQAAPHCLELPPSASPAGLSAFLSPQCSPQDSPVTKPSGSPQPSSPVQPYLLRDGCAHRPARNMQLQQKSVGQSVSCSYPSDQRSLQPLYTSPSENSLNPRGSAKTKSASMQQKEALSHSLRHLEPKSPTSSTVFCSSDSPASVSKRPPCYEDAVKQMVRSQQMDELLDVLIESGVSPKFHRHYSHMSPSLLPYEHGDGHLEALLSRTQADAALLKMSGEDGRSDEATEGFNDKLMMDTPVSPTAGKIAAVAAESQGLGMTFTESPWETMEWLDLTPPSSATAFHNGLPPTGPSIFNTEFLDVTDISLNSAMDLHLDHW